AAATTTCTTTAGAAACAATTAAGGAAGTACGAGATGGTATGGGATGAACGAAGAAATGCCTGATGAGTTTTGGCAAGGTGTAGAGCAGTTTAATACTGGGGAGTATTATGCTTGTCATGATACCTTGGAGGCTCTGTGGATTGAAGCAACAGAGCCAGACAAAACTTTTTATCAAGGCATTTTGCAAATTGCCGTAGCATTTTATCATTTAGGCAACAAAAATTTACGTGGTGCGGTCATTTTGTTGGGTGAGGGTAGCAATCGCTTGCGACGTTACCCATCAGAATATGGCGGCATTGATGTAGACGAATTATTAATTCAGAGTGCGGCATTGTTGAAGGCATTACAACTCACAGAGCCAGAAAAGATTGCCGCTCTTAACCTCGGTCAAGATGAAGGTTTACCCTTGCCTAGGATTATCAGAGTTAATAATGAAAATACGTAAAGAATTAAAAAAAAAATTAAAGAAATATTAAAAATTATTAAAATACTGTAGATTCAACCTAGGTGGCAGTGCATGCAAATCTGTGTGCTCTGATAGCACCCCATGGGCAGGGATTGCAATCCGTTATGGATGAAACAAACACCTCCCTGTTCCCTGTTCCGTGTTCCCTATTCCGGCGTTTCTAACAAATGAAACCTTAAAAGTCGAGACAGCGTCAATACTCCTAGTTTTAGCCAGCAGCTATCCTCGAATAGCCCAAAATGCGTATTTTATGATCTGTGGTTAAAGTAGTTGAGAAAATTGGAATAACAATCAAAAATCAGAAACTATAAATTGCTATCATGCCCCACTATCAATTGCCTCAGTTTCACATACGTCGTTTGGCACTAGCTTTAATAGTACCAGTTGTGCTTCTGGGGTCAATGACCTTTCCGAGCCAACTGCAAAGAGCTACTGCACAAACTCAAAAAGCTCAGCAAAATCGTCCTCT
This portion of the Brasilonema sennae CENA114 genome encodes:
- a CDS encoding DUF309 domain-containing protein is translated as MNEEMPDEFWQGVEQFNTGEYYACHDTLEALWIEATEPDKTFYQGILQIAVAFYHLGNKNLRGAVILLGEGSNRLRRYPSEYGGIDVDELLIQSAALLKALQLTEPEKIAALNLGQDEGLPLPRIIRVNNENT